The Deltaproteobacteria bacterium genome includes a window with the following:
- a CDS encoding ABC transporter permease, with product MMEPSLAHVSRWSMLRERLAGRAFYLVLPLALYLCFFYVYPLLRMLLMSFFSPEFTLRHYLAFFHGKVNLYSLYVTLRISFVVTLWCLLLGYPLAYYLSSLPPKKANLRLILVLIPLWTSLLVRTYAWIMILGRNGIINQTLMKLGLIDKPLKIIYNSLGLTIGMVHVMMPFMVLSLYSVMTGIDRGLLKAAQNLGARPFEAFRRVFLPLSIPGILAGSILVFVISVGFFVTPVLLGGPKEMMISMIIDQAVSVLLNWGFASAASFLLLFLIIGILLTSGRIVGFDKLWGKRV from the coding sequence ATGATGGAACCGTCCTTGGCCCACGTATCGCGGTGGAGCATGCTCCGGGAAAGACTGGCGGGCAGAGCATTCTATCTCGTTCTGCCGCTCGCCCTGTACCTGTGTTTTTTCTACGTATATCCGCTCCTGCGAATGCTGCTCATGAGTTTCTTTTCACCGGAGTTCACCCTCAGGCATTACCTCGCCTTCTTTCACGGCAAGGTCAACCTCTATTCCCTGTACGTGACCCTCAGGATCAGCTTTGTCGTCACCCTGTGGTGCCTTCTGCTCGGCTATCCTCTCGCCTACTACTTGTCGAGCCTCCCTCCGAAGAAGGCCAATCTGAGGCTCATTCTCGTCCTGATTCCCCTCTGGACGAGCCTCCTGGTCCGGACCTATGCATGGATAATGATTCTGGGAAGAAACGGAATCATAAACCAGACCCTCATGAAACTGGGACTAATCGATAAGCCTTTAAAGATAATATACAATTCCCTCGGTCTCACGATCGGCATGGTTCACGTCATGATGCCCTTCATGGTCTTGTCCCTTTACAGTGTCATGACCGGGATCGACCGGGGGCTCCTGAAGGCGGCCCAGAATCTCGGGGCGAGGCCGTTCGAGGCCTTTCGAAGGGTATTTCTTCCCTTGAGTATCCCAGGAATCCTGGCGGGGAGCATCCTCGTCTTCGTGATCTCGGTCGGTTTTTTCGTAACGCCGGTGCTGCTAGGCGGGCCGAAGGAGATGATGATCTCCATGATAATCGACCAGGCGGTCTCTGTCCTGCTCAACTGGGGATTCGCCTCCGCAGCCTCTTTCCTGCTCTTGTTCCTGATAATCGGGATACTCCTGACATCCGGCAGGATCGTCGGATTCGACAAGC
- a CDS encoding ABC transporter substrate-binding protein has product MKQKGGMILGSLLGLVLLFGLAGGFAPPAFAGQQVVVCNWGGRSAQLEKECFYEPFERDTGIKVIMTSPPVVAKIKAQVDSGNIEWDLILTDIPAIITLTEGKKAYLEELDYSKLDPKILAQIIPETKRKYSIAGRIYSFNICYNTNTFKKDHPRSWADVWDVKKFPGARSFPNPYGGIPPQYEVFLMADGVPMDKLYPIDVERAWRSITRLKPYITKWYKSHAQAVQMLVNGEIDIACTIGPRVIAAKWDGAPVDVEFNQQKLAADNWCIIKGAKHREAAYKLMNYVLDAKRQACFSSKAPYGPSNMEATKYIDPKIAKDLNTSPKNLAKAYWHNVRWWTEIGPDGKSNRARAIERYNKWLLE; this is encoded by the coding sequence ATGAAACAGAAGGGTGGAATGATTCTTGGCAGTCTGCTCGGCCTTGTGCTCCTCTTCGGCTTGGCGGGCGGGTTTGCGCCGCCGGCTTTTGCAGGCCAGCAGGTCGTGGTGTGCAACTGGGGAGGAAGGTCAGCCCAGCTAGAAAAAGAATGTTTCTATGAACCCTTTGAAAGGGATACGGGGATCAAGGTCATCATGACTTCCCCGCCTGTGGTCGCGAAGATCAAGGCCCAGGTGGACAGCGGGAATATCGAGTGGGACCTCATCCTGACCGATATCCCGGCCATCATCACCCTGACAGAGGGGAAGAAGGCATATCTGGAAGAACTCGACTATTCGAAGCTCGACCCCAAGATCCTGGCCCAGATAATCCCGGAGACCAAGAGGAAATACTCCATCGCAGGGAGGATATACTCCTTTAACATCTGTTACAATACCAATACCTTCAAGAAGGATCACCCCAGATCCTGGGCCGATGTCTGGGACGTAAAGAAGTTCCCCGGTGCAAGGAGCTTCCCGAACCCTTACGGCGGCATACCGCCTCAGTACGAGGTATTCCTCATGGCCGACGGGGTCCCCATGGACAAGCTCTACCCCATCGACGTGGAAAGGGCCTGGAGGAGCATAACCAGGCTGAAGCCTTACATAACCAAGTGGTACAAGTCTCACGCCCAGGCCGTACAGATGCTGGTGAACGGCGAGATCGACATCGCCTGTACAATAGGACCTCGAGTCATTGCGGCTAAGTGGGACGGGGCGCCGGTGGATGTCGAGTTCAACCAGCAGAAACTCGCGGCCGACAACTGGTGCATCATAAAGGGGGCAAAGCACAGGGAAGCGGCCTACAAGCTGATGAACTACGTCCTGGATGCCAAGAGGCAGGCGTGCTTCTCTTCGAAGGCTCCCTACGGGCCGAGCAACATGGAGGCGACAAAGTACATCGATCCCAAGATAGCCAAGGACCTGAACACGTCCCCGAAGAACCTCGCAAAGGCATACTGGCACAACGTGAGGTGGTGGACGGAAATAGGGCCGGATGGAAAGAGCAATAGGGCCAGAGCCATAGAGAGATACAACAAGTGGCTCCTGGAATAA
- a CDS encoding ABC transporter ATP-binding protein, with product MTRQTSGSTIRFERLTKRFGDVVAVSDVSFHVQKGEFLTLLGPSGSGKTTILNMVAGFEKPTEGNIYLDDRALTGIPPFKRNIGMVFQNYALFPHMTVSENIAFPLTTRRLPKSQIEAMVKEALALVKLQGFGNRYPKQLSGGQQQRVALARSLIFKPPVLLMDEPLGALDKKLREHMQLEIKHLHEELGFTAIYVTHDQSEALTMSDTVALLNLGRLEQLGRPAELYDKPRTRFVADFIGETNLLEGRIVGREEGLVHIRTPGGLQIKAVPKEDLEGEEVSISLRPEKVSLLDHGQQRQNSYRGTVGGIIYVGEATKLMILIEGKKEEVFLKLQNRKGVPTLSRGDSVMVGWDADDMTLF from the coding sequence ATGACAAGACAGACAAGCGGCTCGACGATCCGCTTTGAGAGACTGACAAAGAGGTTCGGCGATGTGGTAGCCGTTTCCGACGTTTCTTTTCACGTCCAAAAGGGGGAGTTCCTGACCCTTTTGGGACCGAGCGGGTCCGGCAAGACGACCATATTGAACATGGTCGCGGGATTCGAGAAGCCGACCGAAGGGAACATCTACCTGGACGACCGGGCGCTGACCGGCATTCCTCCCTTCAAGCGGAACATCGGGATGGTTTTTCAGAACTACGCCCTCTTCCCCCACATGACCGTCTCTGAGAACATCGCTTTTCCACTCACCACGAGGAGACTCCCCAAGAGCCAAATAGAAGCGATGGTCAAAGAGGCATTGGCCCTGGTCAAGCTCCAGGGATTCGGCAACCGCTACCCCAAACAGCTGAGCGGAGGCCAGCAGCAACGTGTAGCCCTGGCCCGATCCCTTATTTTCAAGCCCCCCGTGCTGCTGATGGACGAACCCCTGGGTGCACTGGACAAGAAGCTGCGCGAACACATGCAACTCGAGATCAAGCACCTCCACGAGGAACTCGGCTTTACCGCCATCTATGTCACCCATGATCAGAGCGAGGCTCTCACCATGTCCGACACGGTGGCGCTGCTCAACCTGGGCAGGCTGGAGCAGCTCGGCAGGCCGGCAGAACTGTACGACAAGCCTCGAACCAGATTCGTGGCTGATTTCATCGGTGAAACAAACCTCCTCGAGGGCAGGATCGTCGGCAGAGAGGAGGGCCTCGTTCACATCCGGACCCCGGGGGGGCTCCAGATAAAGGCGGTCCCAAAAGAGGACCTCGAAGGCGAAGAGGTGAGCATCTCCCTGAGGCCGGAAAAGGTAAGCCTCCTCGATCACGGCCAGCAGAGGCAGAACAGCTACCGAGGCACCGTTGGAGGCATCATCTATGTGGGAGAGGCGACAAAACTCATGATCCTGATCGAAGGGAAAAAGGAGGAGGTCTTCCTTAAGCTCCAGAACCGCAAGGGCGTGCCCACACTCTCGAGAGGCGACTCGGTAATGGTGGGCTGGGACGCCGACGACATGACTCTTTTCTGA